The DNA region ATCCAGCGCGACTACAGCGGAGGGACGCGCTGCCAGTTCCAGAGCAAGTTCCCGGCCGAGCTGGAGAACCGGGTGAGGCGGGGctggcggcgggcgcggcgcaCGGAGCCCGCAcaccgggcagggccgggccgggcctcACGGGCCTGCGCTCGGGGGGCGTTCGCAGGTGCCCTGCCTCGGTCGGAGCCGGTTCCGCGGGTTGCCCGAGGGCGGGGTGGCAGCTCCTGCGCCAGTCTCTGACCGGGGCCGTTCCGGTGCGGTTCTTGCCCGGTGTCCCCGGGCCGTGGTCGGTGCTGGGGAAGGCGGCTGATGTGCAGCGGTAGAGCGGAATGGACTCGCTGTGTCTGTGAGAGCAGAGCCGGCTCTGTGCTCTCAGTGATGGCATTGTCCTCTCCCCTGAAATCCTGCCCAACCCGCTTAGCGGCCTCACAAATGCTGTCCCGAGTACCAAATGCTGTCCCAAGTATTTTCCTTGTGGTCAGCGCTATCAGAGGTGGTATCTTAGGGTGACAGAGAAACAAACACGCATTCCTACcctattttctttctctggttggcttttttctcttccctgtttCTGTGTTGTGGGTGTGTTTggtcagcactgcagcagcaccaagGCACTGTGGGTGTGGAGTGTCCCTCCATTCTGCTCCTGTTCATTTTAACCATTTTAGTGTGATTTAACACATTCATTTTAATGTGTGtgaattctgcttttttcccaGTTGAATTGCACATTTGCTCAGGCGTGTTGCTCTGAATGGTTTTGTGTCAtcctttctgaaaaatcccttcaccaggatttcttctcctgggaagatgagaagcttcagagaaaaatgtaaataataattatctgattgcttctcctctgtttggctgctttggaatgtagtctggagattgtttgattggtttcattgaattgtttttacttaatgaccaatcaccatcagctctGAAgagtcagtcatgagtttttattgttcattcttgttaaaccttctgtctgtattctttataatgtaatataatataataacagagtcagattctcatctctcacctcatgcTGAagacctcacaaacaccacagttTTGTGTCCCTCTTGTGTTTGAATTCAGACTCAGCCTGAGCACAGTGCAGTGTCtaacacagagctgcagctctgtaaCTCTGTGTGTTCCAggctctgagcacagcacaggtgaTCCCTGGGTGGAGCTGGATGTCCAAGGGTGCTGGTGAGTTCTGCAGTGTTCTCCTGACACCCTCACTTGCTTTTCCTGCAGATTGACAGGCAGCAGTTTGAGGAGACAGTCCGGACACTGAACAACCTCTATGCAGAAGCTGAAAAACTTGGGGGCCAATCTTACCTTGAGGGCTGTCTTGCCTGCCTGACTGCCTACACCATCTTCCTGTGCATGGAGACACACTATGAAAAGGTATGAGCTTGTTTCCCCCTCCATCCTGCAGGCAAGCACTTGGTTCTTGGTGGCTTTTCTGTGGCTTGCAGTGTTTTGGTGCAGATTCTGTGCAGATGTACCTCAGACATGCTGGTACTGCTCAGTTTGGGTCCCATGGGGGTTACTGTGGAGCCATCAGAGCAGTTGTGTGTCAGTTCTCTCATTGCCACAGCTGTGACTTCTGTGCTGTTTCATGACCAGGTTCTAAAGAAAATTGTTAAGTTTATTCAGGAAGATTCATATTTTTATGATATGATGTTTTTATGATATGATATTTTTATGATATGATATTTTTATGATATGATATTTTTATGATATGATATttttatgatatgatatataGAATTAATAGAATATGTATTAATGTACCTCAGACATGCTGGTACTGCTCAGTTTGGGTCCATGGGGGTCACCCTGAATCCTGCCCTGTGGAGCCACCAGACCAGTTGTGTGTTAGTTCTCACCTTGGCCTTGCTGTGCCTTCTGTGCAGTTTCAATCCCAGGTTCTAAAGAAAATTGCTAAGTTCATTCAGGAAGTTTTAAtgtagcattctttaatataatataatattatgtaTTAGTGTACCTCAGACATGCTGGTTTGGGTCCCATGGGGTCACCCTGAATGCTGCACTGTGGATCCACCAGAGCAGTTGTGTGTCAGTGCTcacactgccacagctgtgacTTCTGTGCTGTTTCATTCCCAGGTTCTAAAGAAAATTGCTAAGTTCATTCAGGAACAGAATGAGAAGATCTACGCTCCTCAGGGCCTTCTGCTGACAGACCCCATTGAAAGAGGATTAAGAGTTGTATCCTTCTGTGCCTTCTGTTGTCTCCTGGTGTGTCTCAGTGAGGCACCTCTGCTCATGCTTGATCTGGGATATAGAATCAGTGATTGTTGCTCTTTGCTGTGTCCTGGTCCCCAGTCAGGCTTTGGTGTGTTAAGGTTTGGTACGTGGGGAGCCCATGAAGATGTGGAACCTGACCTTAGTGACTCAAGATCCTTCCTCTATGCCAGTAACCTCCAGAAATTCTGGTTTTCTGACTATGTTGATAGGACAGAAATTGATGTTGTGAGAACAAGACCTGGCTGTTAATGTGCAACCCTCAGCTCAGGTTCTGGTGAAGATTTTGACATACAAACATCACTGCAAGCCCAGCACTTGCTCTTGCTCCCAGTGTGGCTTATTTCAACCCTTTTTCTTCAGCTGTTGAGCCACACTTCCCCCTCTGGAGGAAGAACTTGCCCCACTTCTCATTGTCACCCCTCGCCACCAGGTACAGCATCCACCTATGCTCAAATTCTACTAAAGTTAAGGTCTCATTTAATGCTTTTCTGAATAAAAACTTGTTAAGAGAAATGCctgcaaggcaaggcaaggcaagtcCTGCCTAGAAAGGTTTGTGTAGGGGAGTTTTGGTTTGACTTAGGAGGAGTTTCTAACCAAATGAAACTTCTTTTCTAGTGGGCTTGCTGTACCAGACATTTTATGTGGTTATTGCCTGAAGTTCTAAAGACCTCTCATAGCAAATGGGGAAGTATAATGAGCAACAcatcttttctttgaaaatattgaaaCCACAGCAACTTGGAACCCAATGGATGATAATGTTAATTCCTTGCAGTTGGGTTTTCTGTGTCCTTGTCCCAATAGCTCAGAGCTGTCACCCACGTGACTCATTTTTCTCAGTGTATTTTCCATTGTGCATACACCTTCAACATTCAACTTGAGTAAAAGCATTTTCAGTTTGGTAGGTGACTTTTTAGCagtattaactttttttttttgcttggtgCACAGCCTTCCCCAAAATTTAGCAGGGGGTCAAGGCTCAAAGCCACACCGagttcctgtgctgggagccagtGCTCTTACCTGATGAGGCATCTCACATAGATTGTTCCCTTTGCTTTGGAGCTCTGGGACCTGCCTTTAAACAGCTGAGATATCAAAAATCCCATCATCTTAATGTCGTTCTGCCTTTTTCTAGGTATGCTTTCATAGTTTCTCTGTAGTGTGTTTCCCTAACAGCTTTTCTGTGCAGATTGAAATTACCATTTATGAAGACAGAGGTTTGACCAGTGGAAGATAAAACTGTGGAATGTCAGGTATGTGTTACCTTTATCTCAAATCAGTCTCACCATCTGTCTGTGCTCAGAGGATTGGATGCTGTCATGCTGAGAGTTTATCCCACCCTTGTACATAATCAAGGACTGTTCACATAAATCCTGTGTGGACCAGCTCTTCTTGAAAGTAAAAATATCAGTACTGGGCAGGATGTTGCTTAACCTAGGAGAGATTTGAGTCTTGATTGTGTAAATATGCTAACTTGTGCTATATCATGTCCAAAATTCTTCTCAGGTCAGTAAAAatgggctctgtccctgggtgtACTCTAGCATACAGAGACTTTTTGTTGCAGTTTTTCAGTTGGCTGCTGTTCTGGTTATCATGCTGATGTCTTTACTTGTGATGTTTGCAGGTAAGAGAGCCCAGCAGCTTTGAGAAGCTCTGCTGAGAGGCTTTCAGCTCTCTTGATGCTGCTCTCACAAAGTGAGGGGTTTTTGCAGGACTGGGGCTTGTGgtagttttttgggttttttggttttttttttggggtcccccatcgaagggaggaatgatgaatttgACTTCATGTTTTTAGAAGGCTaatgtattattttatgatttataTTATAgaaaagaatactatactaactatactaaaaacagagaaaggatacttatagaaggctaaaagatattaattaaaaacttgtaactccttccagagtcctgacacagcttgacactgattggtcattaagtaaaaacaattcacatgaagccaatgaaacaatcacaatgtccaaccacattccaaagcagcaaaacacaggagaagcaaatcagataattattggtttcattttttttcctctgaggcttctcagcctCCCAGGAACAAAgtcctgggcaaagagatttttcagaaaatacaacAGTGACAGGGGCTCATGCTAATTGTATCCAATATAGACCACCAAAATTACTGTCAGCTTTTGAAAAGCTGACTTTGGGACTGGCTCCCTTGTGTTAGGTGCTCTGCAGGCCCTGGGATGGGAGTGTCAAATCCAGATTGTTGGCAGTATATGCAGAAAAGAGTGGGAAATATTTATGCCTGTTATGGTAAAAGAAGCAAATAGTGGAagtctttattttttgtttggacAAATGGAATCGAGAGCTCTGGAttctgctcccactgctcaCCACAGCACATGGTAACTGCAGAAAGGTTTGTGTGGGGGAGCTTTTGGCTTGACTTAGGAGGAGTTTAACCATATGGAACTTCTTTCCTAGATGATAGCTCAGCGGTGGACTTGCTGTACCAAGGTTCCCCTACCTCCTACTTTAGAGCATCATTCCTTTCTCTGCTGCCAGATCCACAGTGCCATCTACTACAAGGACTAACTTCCTCCAACTGCTCCCCAAGGGGTGACCTAGCTGGTCAGCATCCACTTTCCAGTAGATTTGGAAGCAAGAGGATCACTTTttagtttttgtttggtttgggatttatttttttccctcaagaaAAGGCAGAAGTGGTTAAGCTGTGTTCTCTCCTGAAAGaaatggggctctgagcccaACAGAGGTTTAGTTTTAGTcctgtaagtgcagtgctgttTGTCCCTGGTTCTTAAACCCTTCTGTGTGTCAGTTGGGCTTTGGAAAGCTCCAGCTCCAAGTTGGGAATTTCCCTCCAGTTCAGTGTAAGAGTGCAGAGATACACAGTGCCTCTTCCCAGTGAGGAGTGACTCAAGGCAGCGTCTCTTGTGCTGATCCTTGTGGAAAACCAAAAGGCAAAAGTGTTCCTTGAGTTAAGGTCTTGGTTGTCCCTGGAGGGAGGGGGCTGTAGCCAGACTTTAACCCTGCTGGTTTTTCTGCCCCTGAGTCTGTGCTGTTGTTGGCCTGGTCAGCCATCAAACAATGAGCACAGCAAAGTGGATGCTGAgccaataaaaataatgattccCACCCTTCTCTGATTAATATGTGAAGTGTAAAATTGTTTCTTTATGGATTTCTTACATATAATTTATAGGAAAACATTGATTTGACAAACTGTAAGATACTGTGTAAGATGGATTTCTTAATTCTGTCTCTGGCACGCATTGAGGAGTTGAGCTGTGCATTCCTCAGCGTCCCCGTGCATTGCTCAGCAGAACCTGCACGAGTGCAGCTCCCCACAATCCAAGCTGGCTGAATCCCTTCTCTTCCATCCTTTTCCTGTGTCAGAGCCCAGGTGTCCTGGTGTAGGGGCCGAGTGTCAGTGTCCAGTTGTGGAAGGAACTCAGGAGTTCAGAGGAGATGCTTTGCAGGGTGCAGGGGCTGGGTTGGTTGGtggtggtgctgcaggtgctaATACTGGATATGGAACTCCAGGCTCATTCCTCAGCCACTGGGGGGGGGTTGAGATTTgattaatattttcattgtataaatttgttttttttctaaactgTAACAGTGTTTGCCTTTCACAGCTGTTGCAATATTGGCAGAAGTACTGATGGATCAGTAAACCTTTTCTTaaactgtgtgcaggtgtgttcTGGCAGCGCcgtgctgtggggacagggtgactccggggctggggctgtgtctgtgtccctgtgtctgggctgtgtccctgtgtctgggCTTGATGGTGCTGGATCTATCAGGGCCAGTGCCCAcctggtgctgggggctgtgttCCTGTGTCCAGGCTGTGTTCCTGTGTccgggctgtgtccctgtgcctgggggctgtgtccctgtgtccaggctgggctgggggctgtgtccctgtgtccgggctgtgtccctgtgcccggGATAGGGGCAGTGACCCTGTGTATAGGCtgggggctgtgtccctgtgtcccggCTGTGTCTGGGTTGTgtctgggctgtgtccctgtgtctgggctgtgtccctgtgtccggGCCGTGTCCCTGTGCCCGGGATGGAGGCAGTGACCCTGTGtacaggctgggggctgtgtccctgtgtgtccctgggggctgtgtccctgtgcccgaGTTGGGGGCTGTTCTCCCACTGTGTGGGTTCCATGGCTCTGGCTCCATTAGGGCCGGTGGCCACCGGGTGCTTGGCTGGGGGCTGTCCCCCTGTGTCTGTGTCCGGGCTCCATCACGGCCAGTGCCCACCTCCTCATTGGCCCAGAAGTTGCAGCTGGACGCTGCTCCCTGATTggtggaggaggctgcagcccgagCCACCTGACTGCCAAAAGGGCTACATCCGCCTCCTGATTGGCCATTTCAACCCGCTTCCTGATTGGCTGAAAAAGCTTGCGGTCTGCAGTCGCACCGTGATTGGCCGAGAAAGCTTCATTTCAATCCGCCTCCTGGTTGGCCTAGCAGCTTCAATCTGCGCTCTGATTGGCTAAAGAAGATGGCTTTTCCAATCTTTATCTTGATTGGCTGAAGAAGATGGCTTTTTTCAATTCGCCTCCTGATTGGTCGGAGGGAGGAGCGGCGGCCCCACTCCGTTTCCCGATTGGCCAAGCGGCCGCAGGGCCGGTCCCCATCCATGTTCCCGTGCATGCCGCGCATGCGCAGTGGCGCGGCCGGCCGGGTCATGGCGGGAGCGATGGCGGCCGCGAGCGGCGGGGACTCGGACGGCGACAGCGAGGAGCTGGTGCTGACCCCAGCACAGCTGAtccacagcctggagcaggtACCGCGGGCTGCAGCCacgggctgggctggctgggctgtggagcTGAGGATTTCCTCGGTTTCACTCACAGCGTGCTTTCTTTCAGGCCTGGCTGAATGAGAAATTTGCTCCGGAGCTGCTGGAGAGTAAACCTGAAATCATCGAGTGCGTTGTGGAGCAGCTGGACCATATGGTAGGTgtgaaaaatgagtattttctcaaatattaaaatcaatattatatgtgttgtgttagaaagtgatgctgctGTATTGATTCTCTTAAATAGTGTGCTAAAcgtagttttaggttataacaaaatgttaaaatagaaactatgctatgtgagatactttttttctaaagaaaggactcgcactgagatagcagccacagagcacctaaatctttcagagaaagagaatttattgctccattatcaggagaaacgaCCTTCTTTCCACCTCGCTGGGGCAGAACGatgctgtcaggattcagaggaagaagctgacactgcccagacagaatcctgtgtttgaatttatgcatcatggatgaggtgtatgaatatgcaacaggctgttgcttttaagggttaatcatctgttaacgtgggtcctttttcgggcttattttgcccagaaaaaggtacctgtaactctttgtctctattgtctcatattgtcctaattcaaattgtccaaattattactACTCTAAttgttactatttttataaccattttattactattgaacttttaaaattctaaaaacaactgattggcgtttttcacagtaGGTGCTCCTGGCTCAGGTGTGCTGTGGGCAGGTCCTGCTCACCTGAGGCTCTTTGGGAGTGCTGGGCTCGTTTGCTCCCCTTCCTCTGTGACAAAACTTCTCTGAGTTTCTTCTTCGAGCTTGTCTTGGAAAGGGGCTCAAGCACACAAATTACACAAGTACACTTTGATGCTAAAGGAGGCAGTGTGCTTTGGGTCATCACAAACAGCCTTAGTCTGGTTTTCTGGGTTCTATGTACAAAACTTGTCTTCCTCTGTTACTTCTTTGATGTTTCAACCGTTTAATTTTAACTTCTTGTTGCTTTTTCTTGCAGGAAGCCAACCTGAAACGGGCCAAGAGAGGAGACCTGAAGGTCAGTGTTCATCACATGGAGATCGAGAGGATCCGTTTTGTGCTCAGCAGCTACTTGAGGTGTCGGCTGGTGAAGGTAACGCTTGCTGTGCTGCCCAGAGGGTGAAAAAGGCTCATTTCAGGGGGGATTTTTACCTGCACAGGGATTCCTGCCTCAGCACGGCGTTTAATTAAAGTGTGTTCTCTGAAATGTAACTCAGATTAATTTCCTGGACACACTTTGGTATTGTGACAAAGGAAGATCACAGCAGTGTTGATGACAATATTGtgagtgctgctggcactgctggatgtgtcccactcctgtccctgtgtcctgctggtTGTGTGGCTTGCTGGTGTCACAGTCACTTcaggagcagggatttgggcaggcctgcagctgctcctgcagcgtGGAGGGAATCCAGTGGGGAGTGGGGGTTTAAACACTGAACTCCTGGGAGATAGATCTGTGTCATTCTTTTGGGTTGTGTTCCAATATTAGATAGAGAAGTTTTTTCCCCACATCCTGGAGAAGGAGAAGTCTCGAGCTGAAGGGGAGCCCTCCATTTTATCACCAGAGGAGTTTGCCTTTGCTAAAGAGTGAGTAGGTTTTCAATGTGTCTTCCTCCCCTTTTATAGATTATAGAAACTTACCTATGTGTTTTTGCTGAAGTTCCTGAGACTGAGCAGACAGTTTGAAGTAAGAATCAGTGTGTCTTACCAGGAGATTTCCTTGTGGGCAAGAAAGGAGCTGAAAATAACTCTGGTGACTTGGGGTCAGTTCCCAGGGTAGGCCAAGGGGCTGGTTTTGGCTGTGCCCATGGGATGAGGAGCTGTCTCTTACCCTTGTTTTGAGTCAATACTCTCCCTGCAGATTTGTATTTGACTAACCAACTCAATTCTTTTTCAGGTATATGGCAAACACAGAGGCTTACCTGAAAAATGTGGCCCTAAAACACATGCCACCTAACCTGCAGAAAGTGTCTCTCCTAAAGTCAGGTGAGTCTATCCAGACTCCAAGGTAATCTGAAAACTGTAGAAGCGGGTGGAAGTGTGGGGAAAGCTCCAGGGAGCCCCAAATGTAAGGGCTAGCCCTCCACTTGCTGCTCAGTTGAGCAAAGGTGATGTGATGGTAGTGTTGTAGCATGgttccatgctgctgctgccaactCCTGTCTTGCACTGAGGCTGAGCACACACATCTGGTTACAAGGGTCTGGTGTTCCCTTTGTTCACCTGTCAGTTTGTTTGTTACCTGTCAGAGCCCTcggggctctgcagaggaacATAAGTGAGGGCTGAGCTTGTGCTCTCAATGTTTCGTTTGCAGTTCCAAAGCCCAACCTGGACTCCTTTGTGTTCCTGAGGGTGCTGGAGCGGCAGGAGAACATCCTAGTGGAGCCAGAGACAGATGAGCAGAGGTAGGTGGGCATTTctgtgtgtggcacaggtgTCATGGgcagcagtgtcactgtgggCTGCAGCTCTCATGCCCCTGTCTCTGCAGGGAATACACCATCGACCTGGAGGAGGGCTCCCAGCACCTGATCCGCTACAGAACCGTGGCCCCTCTGGTGGCCTCGGGAGCTGTGCAGCTCATCTGAGGGGACAGGTAAGCACCTGGTGGGGGGAGCAGCTACAGCAGCACCTCCCCTGCCCACCTCAGCACactggggtccctgtggggctgcctgggggctgggTCCCCTCCCAGGACAGAGCATGGTGGCACTGGAGGTGAGTACCACAGGGTTGcactgtgaccgtgttcacaggggtctcaggttgagggaagagacgaggatctgactccatgtttcagaaagcttgattgattattttatgatatatattacattaaaactatactaaaagaatagaagacaaggtttcatcagaaggccagctaagctaagaatagaaaggaatgataagaAAAgtttgtggctcagctctctgtccgagccagctggactgtgattggccattaattagaaacaaccacatgagcccaatcccagatccacctgttgcattccacagtagcagataaccattggttacattttgttcctgaggcctctcagcttctcaggaggaaaaatcctaaggaaaggattttccataaaagatgtctgtgacatttTACCACAGAGGCATTTACTACCCCCACAGCTCCTCAAGCTCCTGATTGCCTGTGACATGCCCAGCAGACAATCCTTCCTGTGGCACTCCTGGGTGAGGGCAGGCTGTGTCACAGGGCAGTGTCTGGAAAGCTCCAGAGtgaagctgctgcagtgcctgttTAAGAGCAGTGGCAGGTGGCATCACTAAAATGGAGCAGCTGTGGTCATGGACTCAGGAGAAAGTAGTTTCTGCTGTGTGTCATGTGAAtgccctccctgcagagggTGAGCGGCTCTGGTACCCCTTCAGGTTGCACTGTCAAACTCCCTTGTGCAGAAGCCACTGCTAAGGGGAGTTCACAGAGTTCATTTTTGCTggtcacacaaagcaaaagctcctctggcagtgctgccccaTGAAGGCCTCCTGTAGCTGGAGGAGAAGCCAGAGTGTTGTATGGTACCTCAGAAGCTGTGGGCAGACAAGGACTCATTGGGGCAGGGTTTCTCTTCCCTGCATGAGGAGTGTCTGAGGAGCATCTTCCTCTGCAAGgctgggggtgacacagggcaTCTTGT from Agelaius phoeniceus isolate bAgePho1 chromosome 30, bAgePho1.hap1, whole genome shotgun sequence includes:
- the GOLGA7 gene encoding golgin subfamily A member 7 is translated as MRPQQAPVSGKVFIQRDYSGGTRCQFQSKFPAELENRIDRQQFEETVRTLNNLYAEAEKLGGQSYLEGCLACLTAYTIFLCMETHYEKVLKKIAKFIQEQNEKIYAPQGLLLTDPIERGLRVIEITIYEDRGLTSGR
- the GINS4 gene encoding DNA replication complex GINS protein SLD5 isoform X2 — encoded protein: MFPCMPRMRSGAAGRVMAGAMAAASGGDSDGDSEELVLTPAQLIHSLEQAWLNEKFAPELLESKPEIIECVVEQLDHMEANLKRAKRGDLKVSVHHMEIERIRFVLSSYLRCRLVKIEKFFPHILEKEKSRAEGEPSILSPEEFAFAKEYMANTEAYLKNVALKHMPPNLQKVSLLKSVPKPNLDSFVFLRVLERQENILVEPETDEQREYTIDLEEGSQHLIRYRTVAPLVASGAVQLI